From the genome of Gopherus evgoodei ecotype Sinaloan lineage chromosome 5, rGopEvg1_v1.p, whole genome shotgun sequence, one region includes:
- the ARL9 gene encoding ADP-ribosylation factor-like protein 9 isoform X2 translates to MEFLEIGGSESLRSYWKMYLPRVLVLIYVVDSADHERFPLAKQLLHQLIQNDSTLPVVILANKQDLKGACCITDIHDALALSEMGDERKMFLIGTHVAEDGSEISSSMKDAKELIEQLVSETQ, encoded by the exons TTGGGGGCAGCGAATCTTTGCGTTCCTATTGGAAGATGTACCTTCCTAGGGTTCTGGTGCTGATATACGTTGTGGATTCAGCAGATCATGAGCGCTTCCCTTTGGCTAAACAGCTTCTTCATCAGTTGATCCAAAATGACTCCACTCTGCCCGTGGTAATCCTAGCCAATAAACAG GATCTCAAAGGTGCCTGTTGCATCACAGACATTCATGATGCTCTGGCATTGTCTGAAATGGGAGATGAGAGAAAGATGTTCCTGATTGGAACCCATGTTGCAGAGGATGGCTCCGAGATCTCTTCCAGCATGAAGGATGCCAAGGAACTGATTGAGCAGCTGGTTTCAGAAACTCAGTGA